The following proteins are encoded in a genomic region of Nitratireductor sp. GISD-1A_MAKvit:
- the ndk gene encoding nucleoside-diphosphate kinase: MAIERTFSMIKPDATKRNLTGAITKKLEDAGLRVVASKRVWMSRRQAEGFYAVHKERPFFDELCEFMSSGPTVVQVLEGENAILKNREVMGATNPAEAAEGTIRKEFATSIGENSVHGSDAPETAAEEIRYWFSDTEIVG; encoded by the coding sequence ATGGCGATCGAACGCACATTTTCCATGATTAAACCGGATGCCACCAAGCGCAACCTGACCGGTGCCATCACAAAGAAGCTTGAGGATGCAGGCCTGCGTGTCGTGGCCTCCAAGCGTGTTTGGATGAGCCGTCGCCAGGCAGAAGGGTTTTACGCAGTCCACAAGGAGCGTCCGTTCTTTGACGAACTGTGCGAGTTCATGTCTTCCGGCCCGACCGTCGTTCAGGTCCTCGAGGGCGAAAACGCCATTCTGAAAAATCGCGAAGTGATGGGCGCCACCAACCCCGCTGAAGCCGCCGAAGGCACCATCCGCAAGGAGTTCGCCACCTCGATCGGCGAGAACTCCGTGCACGGCTCGGATGCGCCTGAAACGGCTGCCGAAGAGATCCGCTACTGGTTTTCCGATACGGAGATCGTCGGCTGA
- a CDS encoding ABC-F family ATP-binding cassette domain-containing protein, with product MLTISNLSLRIAGRLLIDQASLTLPAGTKAGLVGRNGTGKTTLFRAITGDLAAETGTISLPKGTRTGQVAQEAPGTDEPLIDIVLRADTERAALLIEAETASDPDRIAEIQTRLTDIDAHSAEARAASILSGLGFDAEAQKRPASSFSGGWRMRVALASVLFTQPDLLLLDEPTNYLDLEGTLWLENYLSRYPHTVLLISHDRDLLNRAVSSIVHLEHRKLTFWRGGYDQFARQYAEKAELQEKMRVKQEAQRKHMQSFVDRFRYKASKARQAQSRLKALERMSPMAAVLNETVLPFRFPNPEKAVASPIIALEGGTVGYTPGKPVLKGLTLRIDNDDRIALLGANGNGKSTFAKLIADRLTLEKGTKTVAPGLKVSIFAQHQLDDLRPEENAYQHLRRLMPDAPEAKVRARVAQFGLTTEKMTTPARDLSGGEKARLLMGLATFEAPHLLILDEPTNHLDIDSREALVEALNMFDGAVILISHDRHLIEATADRLWIVGDGTVSPFDGDMDDYRNRMTGGVTRSKEKREAEKASKADKRKEAARRRAALEPLAKEIKATEGLIERTRKRIDTIEARLADTSLYDKEPEKVSSLAKERADLAAMLERHEDRWLSLSSEYEEGMA from the coding sequence ATGTTGACCATTTCAAACCTTTCGCTGCGCATTGCCGGACGTCTTCTCATCGACCAGGCTTCACTCACCCTGCCTGCCGGAACCAAGGCGGGCCTGGTCGGGCGGAATGGTACGGGCAAGACGACCCTGTTTCGCGCGATTACCGGCGACCTGGCTGCCGAAACCGGAACGATCAGCCTGCCCAAGGGAACACGGACCGGGCAAGTGGCGCAGGAGGCGCCGGGCACGGACGAGCCACTGATCGACATCGTGCTGCGGGCCGACACGGAACGCGCAGCGCTCTTGATTGAGGCCGAAACTGCGAGTGATCCGGATCGAATTGCAGAGATTCAAACCCGCCTGACCGATATCGACGCGCATTCAGCCGAAGCCAGGGCTGCATCCATTCTCTCGGGACTCGGCTTCGATGCCGAAGCGCAGAAGCGTCCGGCCTCGTCGTTTTCCGGCGGCTGGCGCATGCGCGTCGCGCTGGCCTCGGTGCTTTTCACCCAGCCAGATCTCCTGCTTCTGGACGAACCGACCAACTATCTCGATCTGGAGGGCACGCTCTGGCTCGAGAATTACCTGTCTCGATACCCGCACACGGTTCTGCTTATCAGCCATGATCGCGACCTTCTCAACCGGGCGGTTTCTTCGATCGTGCATCTGGAGCACAGGAAACTGACTTTCTGGCGCGGCGGTTACGACCAGTTCGCAAGACAATATGCCGAGAAGGCCGAGCTTCAGGAGAAGATGCGCGTCAAGCAGGAAGCCCAGCGCAAACACATGCAATCCTTCGTCGACCGCTTTCGCTACAAGGCATCGAAGGCGCGCCAGGCGCAATCCCGGCTCAAAGCCCTGGAACGCATGTCTCCCATGGCGGCGGTGCTCAACGAGACGGTCCTGCCATTTCGCTTTCCCAACCCCGAGAAGGCAGTTGCATCGCCCATCATCGCACTTGAGGGGGGAACTGTCGGTTACACCCCGGGAAAGCCGGTCCTGAAGGGGTTGACGCTGCGGATCGACAATGACGACCGAATTGCGCTGCTGGGTGCCAATGGAAACGGCAAGTCCACTTTTGCGAAACTGATCGCCGACCGGCTCACGCTCGAAAAGGGAACGAAAACCGTCGCCCCGGGCCTGAAAGTCTCGATTTTTGCCCAGCACCAGCTCGATGACCTGAGACCGGAGGAAAACGCCTATCAGCACCTGCGCCGACTGATGCCCGATGCACCTGAAGCGAAGGTGCGGGCGCGGGTAGCCCAGTTCGGGCTGACCACCGAAAAAATGACAACGCCGGCACGCGACTTATCCGGCGGCGAGAAAGCGCGCCTTCTCATGGGACTTGCAACCTTCGAAGCCCCGCATCTTCTCATTCTCGACGAACCGACAAACCATCTGGACATCGACAGCCGCGAGGCGCTGGTGGAGGCGCTCAACATGTTCGACGGAGCCGTGATCCTGATCAGCCACGACCGGCACCTGATCGAAGCAACCGCCGACCGGCTCTGGATTGTCGGGGACGGCACCGTTTCGCCCTTCGATGGCGATATGGACGATTACCGCAACCGTATGACCGGTGGTGTGACGCGCAGCAAGGAAAAGCGGGAAGCAGAGAAAGCCTCCAAGGCAGACAAACGCAAGGAAGCAGCACGGCGCCGGGCGGCCCTTGAACCGCTCGCCAAAGAGATCAAGGCCACTGAGGGACTGATCGAGCGCACGCGAAAGCGGATCGACACGATCGAGGCACGCCTGGCCGATACGAGCCTTTATGACAAGGAGCCGGAAAAGGTCTCATCGCTGGCCAAGGAACGCGCTGACCTTGCTGCCATGCTGGAACGCCACGAAGACCGGTGGCTCTCGCTTTCCAGCGAATATGAAGAGGGGATGGCCTGA
- a CDS encoding HAD family hydrolase, which yields MMAQPLTIGFDADDTLWHNERFYRLTEARFAEFLADFAEAEHLSERLLQAEKRNLGRYGFGIKGFTLSMIETAIEVTDGRVPAATIRDILEAGREMLEHPVETLPHARETLERLSGRHRLVLITKGDLFDQERKLAASGLGDYFHAVEIVSDKSRVTYERIFAAHGDGPDRSMMIGNSLKSDVIPAIEAGAWGVFVPHDLTWSHEHAEEPGTAPRFRKIAHLGEVDTVLAEIGW from the coding sequence CTGATGGCGCAACCGCTTACCATAGGGTTCGACGCGGATGACACGCTCTGGCACAATGAGCGTTTCTACCGGCTCACGGAAGCGCGTTTCGCCGAGTTTCTCGCCGATTTCGCGGAGGCGGAGCATCTGTCCGAACGGCTCTTGCAGGCCGAGAAGCGCAATCTGGGACGTTACGGTTTCGGCATCAAGGGGTTCACACTCTCGATGATCGAGACGGCCATCGAAGTGACTGATGGCCGGGTTCCGGCTGCAACGATCCGCGACATTCTCGAAGCCGGCCGGGAGATGCTCGAGCATCCCGTCGAAACGCTGCCACATGCCCGGGAAACACTGGAACGCCTGTCCGGACGCCACCGGCTGGTGTTGATCACCAAGGGCGACCTTTTCGATCAGGAACGCAAACTTGCGGCTTCCGGGCTTGGCGACTATTTCCACGCCGTCGAGATTGTCAGCGACAAATCGCGCGTCACCTATGAGCGCATCTTTGCCGCCCATGGCGATGGGCCGGACCGCTCCATGATGATCGGAAATTCACTCAAATCGGATGTGATCCCCGCCATTGAAGCCGGCGCCTGGGGTGTGTTCGTTCCCCACGATCTGACATGGTCTCATGAGCACGCCGAAGAACCAGGGACAGCCCCCCGCTTCCGCAAAATCGCTCATCTGGGGGAAGTCGATACAGTTTTGGCAGAAATCGGCTGGTAA
- a CDS encoding DNA polymerase III subunit chi → MDVLFYHLTESTLEEALPPLVEKSLERGWRVVIQTGTRERCEALDNWLWTWREESFLAHATDRDAHPEHQPVILTDAAANPNNARIRFFVDGADPAGVDGYERAVVMFDGHDAAQLDAARGHWKSLKSAGHAVTYWQQGPDRRWQKKA, encoded by the coding sequence ATGGATGTCCTCTTTTATCACCTGACCGAATCGACACTGGAGGAGGCATTGCCTCCTCTCGTGGAGAAAAGTCTTGAGCGGGGATGGAGAGTGGTCATCCAGACAGGCACGCGCGAACGCTGTGAAGCGCTCGACAACTGGTTGTGGACATGGCGCGAGGAATCCTTTCTCGCCCATGCCACCGACCGCGACGCGCATCCCGAGCACCAGCCCGTGATTTTGACCGACGCTGCTGCCAATCCCAACAATGCCCGCATCCGCTTCTTTGTGGATGGCGCGGACCCAGCCGGCGTGGACGGCTATGAACGTGCGGTCGTGATGTTTGACGGTCACGACGCTGCTCAGCTCGACGCGGCTCGCGGACACTGGAAATCGCTCAAATCGGCAGGTCATGCCGTTACCTATTGGCAGCAGGGGCCCGACAGGCGCTGGCAGAAGAAGGCCTAG
- a CDS encoding leucyl aminopeptidase, with translation MTDRPSVSFAKFSTPGKGTVIVLAPQGGGLGDQASACDPEGVLARASEISGFSGKLAKSVEVLAPEGTQLDRLAAVGIGNPSQLGEQEWVKIGGAALAAGKSAGEITVVVDLKDGKIGAGDAANIALGMLLRAYRFEKYKTTSRENGNDKPAKKLKIVIQCADPSAAKKAFMRAEAVAEGVMLARDLVNEPANVLGPVEFAAKAKELEKLGASVEILTEKEMKKLGMGALLGVAQGSVRPPRLAVIEWNGGKSKERPLAFVGKGVVFDTGGISIKPAGGMEDMKGDMGGAAAVVGVMHALAARKAKVNAVGLVGLVENMPDGNAQRPGDIVTSMSGQTIEVINTDAEGRLVLADVLWYCNDRFKPQFMVDLATLTGAVMVALGHHRAGLFSNDDTLAEQLAAAGEATGEKLWRLPLGEEYDKQIDSKNADMKNSSGRLAGSVTAAQFLKRFVKDTNWAHLDVAGTAMGAPLDEVNRSWGSGFGVRLLDRLVADSYE, from the coding sequence ATGACCGACAGACCGAGTGTCTCCTTCGCCAAATTTTCAACCCCTGGGAAAGGCACTGTTATCGTCCTTGCACCGCAGGGCGGAGGGCTTGGAGACCAGGCCAGCGCGTGTGACCCGGAGGGTGTTCTGGCACGTGCATCGGAAATCTCGGGATTCTCGGGGAAACTGGCAAAAAGCGTCGAGGTTCTTGCTCCTGAAGGCACGCAGCTTGACCGTCTGGCCGCCGTCGGCATCGGCAACCCTTCGCAGCTTGGCGAACAGGAATGGGTAAAGATCGGCGGCGCAGCGCTCGCTGCGGGCAAGTCGGCCGGTGAAATCACCGTTGTCGTTGACTTGAAGGATGGGAAGATTGGCGCTGGGGATGCCGCAAACATCGCCCTGGGTATGCTTTTGCGCGCCTATCGTTTTGAGAAATACAAGACGACGAGCCGGGAAAACGGCAATGACAAACCGGCGAAGAAGCTGAAGATCGTCATCCAGTGCGCAGACCCGTCCGCCGCGAAAAAGGCATTCATGCGCGCTGAAGCGGTGGCAGAAGGCGTCATGCTCGCGCGCGATCTCGTCAATGAGCCTGCCAATGTATTGGGGCCGGTCGAGTTCGCCGCCAAGGCCAAGGAGCTGGAAAAACTCGGTGCCAGCGTGGAAATCCTGACCGAGAAAGAGATGAAGAAGCTCGGGATGGGGGCGCTGCTCGGTGTCGCGCAGGGGTCTGTCCGGCCGCCAAGGCTGGCCGTTATCGAGTGGAACGGCGGAAAATCCAAGGAAAGGCCGCTCGCCTTCGTTGGCAAGGGCGTCGTGTTCGACACGGGCGGCATCTCCATAAAACCGGCTGGCGGCATGGAAGACATGAAGGGCGACATGGGCGGTGCAGCCGCCGTGGTCGGCGTCATGCATGCACTCGCTGCGCGCAAGGCAAAGGTAAATGCGGTCGGTCTGGTGGGGCTGGTCGAAAACATGCCCGACGGCAATGCCCAGAGGCCCGGCGACATCGTAACCTCAATGTCGGGGCAGACCATTGAGGTCATCAATACCGATGCCGAGGGCCGGCTCGTACTCGCCGACGTGCTCTGGTACTGCAATGATCGCTTCAAACCGCAGTTCATGGTCGATCTCGCAACGCTGACAGGCGCGGTGATGGTGGCGCTCGGCCATCATCGAGCGGGGCTGTTTTCCAACGATGACACGCTCGCCGAACAGCTCGCCGCCGCAGGTGAGGCGACGGGTGAAAAGCTGTGGCGCCTGCCGCTTGGCGAGGAATATGACAAGCAGATCGATTCCAAGAATGCCGACATGAAAAACTCGTCCGGCCGTCTGGCGGGCTCCGTCACTGCGGCCCAGTTCCTTAAGCGCTTCGTCAAAGACACGAACTGGGCTCATCTGGATGTCGCTGGCACCGCAATGGGTGCACCGCTCGATGAGGTGAACCGGTCCTGGGGCTCTGGTTTCGGCGTGCGGCTGCTCGACCGTCTCGTCGCCGACAGCTACGAATAG
- a CDS encoding LptF/LptG family permease, translating into MKVIELYIMRRTFALFAAALLWVLALVWTTQVLNRIDLVTDSGQSAGTFFFVAALVLPSVIPIVIPFALGIAVAQTLATMNADSELVVINASGAPRSIIVKPVLIIAIGASLASFMINNTLEPASRQAFRTVLANARADLITTVLQEGSFQKVDDGLFVQVSERLPNGLLGGIFVSDSRDENTKLIYHARTGAAVEREGGSVLVMQDGMVQRQSANGDVSTIRFDSYAFDLSQFSSGGGGKPTLHPKDRSLAFLLDPDVNDSFYQKSPQIIRAELHMRLSEWLYPLVFAMVALAVAGDARSFREARLHPIVTTMAISLIVRWVGFYSGTEAESSPVFSFVLYAAPISMICLCAVFIATTRVMELPTHWVEKLHARTHRLTETMTHWRFKLAHARSSDRRRG; encoded by the coding sequence ATGAAGGTGATCGAACTTTACATCATGCGTCGCACCTTCGCGCTGTTTGCAGCAGCGTTGCTGTGGGTGCTCGCGCTGGTGTGGACCACGCAGGTTCTGAACCGTATTGACCTGGTGACCGACAGCGGTCAGTCGGCAGGCACCTTCTTCTTCGTTGCCGCGCTCGTGCTGCCCTCCGTCATACCGATCGTGATTCCGTTCGCCCTGGGTATTGCCGTTGCGCAAACTTTGGCGACGATGAATGCCGATTCCGAGCTGGTGGTCATCAATGCTTCGGGTGCCCCGCGCTCGATCATCGTCAAGCCGGTTCTCATCATTGCGATTGGCGCCAGCCTTGCATCTTTTATGATCAACAACACGCTGGAGCCCGCGTCGCGCCAGGCCTTTCGCACGGTGCTTGCCAATGCACGCGCAGATCTGATCACGACCGTGCTGCAGGAAGGCTCGTTTCAAAAAGTCGATGACGGGCTGTTCGTGCAGGTCTCCGAACGCCTTCCCAACGGCCTTCTGGGCGGAATTTTCGTCTCCGATTCGCGCGATGAGAACACCAAGCTGATCTATCATGCGAGAACCGGTGCGGCCGTGGAGCGCGAGGGGGGCTCGGTACTGGTGATGCAGGACGGCATGGTGCAGCGCCAATCGGCAAACGGCGATGTCTCGACCATCCGTTTTGATTCCTATGCATTTGATCTATCGCAGTTTTCCAGTGGCGGCGGCGGCAAACCGACCCTGCACCCCAAGGACCGTTCTCTCGCCTTTCTGCTCGATCCGGACGTGAATGACAGTTTTTATCAAAAATCGCCGCAGATCATTCGTGCCGAACTGCATATGCGCCTTTCCGAATGGCTCTATCCGCTCGTCTTTGCCATGGTAGCGCTCGCGGTTGCCGGTGATGCACGCTCTTTCCGTGAAGCGCGACTGCACCCGATTGTCACGACCATGGCAATTTCGCTGATCGTGCGCTGGGTCGGTTTTTATTCGGGCACGGAAGCGGAAAGCTCTCCGGTCTTCTCTTTCGTGCTTTACGCGGCTCCGATTTCGATGATTTGCCTATGTGCGGTGTTCATTGCGACCACTCGTGTGATGGAACTGCCAACGCACTGGGTGGAAAAACTGCACGCGCGCACGCACCGTCTGACGGAAACCATGACACACTGGCGGTTCAAACTGGCCCACGCTCGTTCCTCCGACAGGAGGCGCGGATGA
- the lptG gene encoding LPS export ABC transporter permease LptG, giving the protein MIGLTLGGYFFRRYASIAAWNFFGIGLLVFIVTFAEVSSRSAGLPGYTAQWAFSLAALQTPIILLQAVPFIGLIAAMATLISLNRKYELVVARAAGVSAWQFLTPIAFGSFLFGVLAVAALNPLAANGFAQAQLVEAEVRGAKSNANSEAEQWIKQRFEDEETIIGSSAVLNGGQTLVRPVFFRIDTDGRIVERLDAERAFLRDGFWELRDVARRRGTAAAERLTSLQIATNLQPEFVGEQLARPEATSIYELPGKIEVARSFGLKANAFATHFHSLVVLPALLVAMTLIAATVSMRFTRMGQSATVILGGILAGFLLYVVSVLVKAFGSAGVVPPVVAAWTPVAVAMFYGVTFLLYKEDG; this is encoded by the coding sequence ATGATCGGCCTCACACTTGGCGGATATTTTTTCCGGCGGTACGCTTCGATCGCTGCATGGAATTTTTTCGGCATCGGGCTTTTGGTCTTCATCGTGACCTTTGCGGAGGTTTCCAGCCGCTCTGCCGGTCTGCCCGGTTACACGGCGCAGTGGGCCTTTTCGCTTGCTGCCCTGCAGACCCCAATCATTCTTCTTCAGGCTGTCCCTTTTATCGGGCTGATCGCTGCCATGGCCACGTTGATCAGCCTGAATCGGAAATACGAGCTTGTGGTTGCGCGTGCCGCGGGCGTCTCGGCATGGCAATTTCTGACACCGATCGCATTTGGATCCTTTCTGTTCGGCGTGCTCGCTGTCGCCGCGCTGAACCCGCTCGCAGCCAACGGCTTTGCGCAGGCACAGCTGGTCGAGGCCGAGGTTCGGGGTGCAAAAAGCAACGCCAATTCGGAAGCCGAACAATGGATCAAGCAGCGCTTCGAAGATGAAGAAACGATCATCGGTTCGAGTGCGGTTCTCAACGGGGGCCAGACCCTGGTGAGACCGGTTTTTTTCCGAATCGACACCGACGGGCGAATCGTCGAACGCCTGGACGCCGAACGGGCGTTTCTGCGCGATGGATTCTGGGAGCTGCGGGACGTGGCACGTCGACGCGGTACCGCTGCGGCAGAACGACTGACGAGCCTGCAGATAGCGACCAATCTGCAGCCCGAATTCGTGGGTGAACAGCTGGCGCGCCCTGAGGCCACTTCGATCTACGAGTTGCCTGGAAAAATTGAAGTGGCGAGGTCTTTCGGGCTCAAGGCAAACGCATTTGCCACGCATTTTCATTCACTTGTAGTGTTACCCGCCCTGCTGGTCGCGATGACGCTGATTGCCGCTACGGTATCCATGAGATTTACCCGAATGGGACAGTCAGCAACCGTGATTCTGGGTGGCATCCTTGCCGGCTTTCTGCTTTATGTGGTTTCGGTCTTGGTCAAGGCGTTCGGCAGCGCCGGAGTTGTTCCTCCGGTGGTAGCTGCGTGGACGCCTGTGGCTGTCGCGATGTTCTATGGGGTCACTTTCCTGTTGTACAAGGAGGACGGTTAG
- a CDS encoding LPS-assembly protein LptD, with the protein MAPALAQTGGLDVSDLPQNAQMLLTADNLIYDNDQSTITAAGGVQIEYAGNSLVADRVVYDRRTSRVMARGRVQIIEEDGDRIFADEIDVTDDFRDGFVNALRVETVDKTYFAAESAERSGGRLTTFNNGVYTACEPCKEKPGKPPIWQIKAQKIIWNGEAKTVRFEGSRFEFFGMPIAYLPFFEVADPTVKRKSGFLIPSASYSEELGVGVSVPYYLAFSPTYDLTVTGTYYTKQGFLGEAEWRQRFDNGQYSVTVAGIRQQDPEAWSSGTVNASETTRGMIGSKGQFRINPRWSFGWDVLAQSDKNFSRTYGIDGFSDTVQTSELYLTGLDDRNFFDLRAYHFDIQENVPDSSSSARDRKQPWVLPSFDYSYTPDEAVAGGELNLDVNVQTVYRDALSGSLASTTPAVYDRIDGVEGLGSRLTAEAEWKRSFVSAGGLVITPLLQARGDAIYTDYDANTVNGVTSFELNGTPVGSDVRSSYYRYMATAGLEARWPILFSTSSASHVLEPMAQIFVRPDAPYQESLGIPNEDAQSLVFDATTLFERDKFSGYDRIEGGTRANVGIRYSGSFANGWTTQGLIGQSYHLAGDNPYAQPDLVHAGAYSGLETDVSDLVVMAGIASPNGFAFSAGARFDEETLDLRRTDLKSAAEFGPVTTSLQYAYIQSQPNYGFDEDRQEFTGIAKVRFDENWSGFASGTYDIKSQTLVKNDYGFSYGDECFIYSMTYSRSKNRDTKETSQSFGFRISLRTIGDFGTSSGELASGF; encoded by the coding sequence ATGGCCCCCGCTCTCGCGCAGACCGGCGGCCTGGACGTTTCCGATCTGCCCCAGAACGCTCAGATGCTTCTGACCGCAGACAATCTCATTTATGACAACGATCAAAGCACCATCACCGCTGCCGGTGGCGTGCAGATCGAGTATGCCGGGAACAGTCTCGTTGCCGACCGGGTCGTCTACGACCGCAGGACCTCGCGCGTGATGGCACGCGGCCGTGTTCAGATCATCGAAGAAGACGGCGATCGCATTTTTGCTGACGAGATCGACGTCACGGATGATTTTCGTGATGGCTTCGTCAACGCGTTGCGCGTGGAAACCGTCGACAAAACCTATTTCGCAGCAGAAAGCGCGGAGCGTTCTGGCGGCAGGCTGACGACATTCAACAATGGTGTCTACACCGCCTGTGAACCCTGTAAAGAGAAACCTGGAAAACCGCCGATCTGGCAGATCAAGGCACAGAAGATCATCTGGAACGGGGAAGCAAAGACGGTTCGTTTCGAGGGATCGCGATTCGAATTTTTCGGCATGCCGATCGCTTATCTGCCGTTCTTCGAAGTGGCCGACCCGACGGTGAAACGGAAGTCCGGTTTTCTGATTCCGAGCGCCTCCTACAGCGAAGAGCTGGGTGTTGGCGTCAGCGTCCCCTATTACCTGGCCTTCTCGCCGACCTACGACCTCACTGTAACGGGAACCTACTACACCAAGCAGGGTTTTCTCGGTGAGGCGGAGTGGCGGCAACGCTTCGACAATGGTCAGTACAGCGTCACGGTAGCAGGGATCAGGCAGCAGGATCCCGAAGCCTGGAGCTCCGGTACGGTCAACGCAAGCGAGACCACGCGTGGCATGATCGGCTCCAAGGGCCAGTTCCGGATCAACCCGCGCTGGAGCTTCGGCTGGGATGTTCTGGCCCAGTCGGACAAGAATTTTTCGCGCACCTACGGCATTGACGGATTTTCCGACACGGTCCAGACATCGGAGCTTTACCTGACAGGGCTCGATGACCGGAATTTCTTCGACCTGCGTGCCTATCATTTTGACATTCAGGAGAATGTGCCGGACAGCTCTTCCAGCGCACGTGACAGGAAGCAGCCCTGGGTTTTGCCGAGCTTCGACTATTCCTACACGCCGGATGAGGCGGTAGCCGGCGGTGAGCTGAACCTCGACGTCAATGTGCAGACCGTTTACCGGGATGCCTTGAGCGGGAGCCTCGCTTCGACAACTCCCGCTGTTTACGACCGCATTGACGGTGTCGAGGGACTGGGTAGCCGCCTGACGGCCGAGGCCGAGTGGAAACGCTCTTTCGTCAGCGCGGGCGGGCTTGTGATCACGCCGCTGTTGCAGGCACGCGGCGATGCGATCTACACCGATTACGATGCCAACACGGTCAATGGTGTGACAAGCTTCGAGCTGAACGGAACACCTGTCGGCAGCGACGTTCGCTCCTCTTATTACCGGTATATGGCGACTGCAGGCCTTGAAGCTCGCTGGCCGATACTCTTTTCAACGTCGAGCGCCAGCCATGTGCTGGAGCCCATGGCGCAGATTTTCGTGCGGCCCGACGCTCCCTATCAGGAGAGCCTGGGCATTCCCAACGAAGATGCGCAATCGCTTGTGTTCGATGCGACGACCCTGTTCGAACGCGACAAGTTCTCCGGTTATGACCGGATCGAGGGCGGCACGCGTGCCAATGTCGGCATTCGCTATTCAGGCAGTTTTGCCAATGGCTGGACGACCCAGGGGTTGATCGGACAATCCTACCATCTGGCAGGCGACAATCCGTATGCCCAGCCGGATCTCGTTCACGCCGGTGCCTATTCCGGACTTGAAACCGACGTTTCCGATCTGGTCGTGATGGCCGGCATAGCAAGCCCGAACGGGTTTGCCTTCTCGGCAGGCGCGCGCTTTGATGAAGAGACGCTTGATCTGCGTCGGACAGACCTGAAATCGGCAGCCGAGTTCGGGCCGGTCACCACCTCGCTGCAATATGCCTACATCCAGTCACAGCCGAATTACGGCTTTGACGAAGACCGACAGGAATTTACCGGCATTGCCAAGGTTCGGTTTGATGAGAACTGGAGCGGCTTCGCTTC